ACTTTGAGTCGTAATTCCTTTTACACCAAAATCGCCTAAATTTTTAAAGTTTAAAGCTTCAACTTTTGTAGCACCATCTGCTGTTTCAAAGTTTACTTTTACTTCTGGTTTAAAATGCTCGAATGCTTTTTCGATACTTGTAATTCCTTCTACTAATTCAGGTTTTACAGGTGCATCAACTGTTAATTTTTGAGCAACTAGTGTTCTGTTTTGAGGGATTGCAGTGATTGCCTCATCTGCATCTATTTTTACTTCATTACCTCCAATTCCATAATTTGATAACATAATTCTAAATTTTTAAATGATTAGTTTATTGATTTCTATACTCTTATTTCTTCTTATTGATTTTGATAAATCTGACGGCAGACATCTAAATCTCTGCTTACTTTTTCTAATTCTTCTTTATAGGTTTTGGCCGATTGGTTTAAACTGTCTATTAAATGTGAATTATGAGTAAGACTTCTAATTTGCTTTTTGTAATCAATGATATTCTTGTATGCCAGAATAACATTATTGTACAGCTTTTTGTTTTCAGTAGTATCTTTTGGTACTTTTTGATAGATATTGGCAATCATGACATTTGCCAGACGCTGCTGAAAATCATTGTCTACTTTTGGTGAATTAATAGAATCAATAGTCATTCTGATACTATCAATTTTAACCGAAAAGTTGGTTTGATAATCATATTCCCTTTTCATCATTTCATTTTCTGCTTTCAGCATTTTATTTTCTGCCACCGGCATATAGAAATTAAAAGAAACTGCAATTAACATTACTGTAAAGGTTAGAATAAAGGCAACTAAAAAGGCAATAAAAGCTTTCTGACGCTCTTGTTTGTTTAATACTTCCATAATTTATTATTACTATTTTATTTTTTAATCTTTAATAAAGAAACCGTGTCGTTTCGGGTTATGAACAATATCTTTTTTATCTGTTTCGGCAACAAACAACTCAATATTTTCTTTCTTCTTACCAATGTAATCCAGTTTGCTCAGTGTCTCAAACAACTTCTCTATTCTGGTAAGTGTACTCATGGTAAGTGAAGCTGTTTTATCGATATGTACGTGATCATAACCTGCATTGATAAGTGTTGTAAACATAATTTCAAGATCTCCTTGCGAGATATCACACCATTCTGCAAAATAATTCAGCATCTCTTCTTTTCCGGCTCCGGATTTTGAATCGATAAAATTCTTCATCACTCTGGCAAATGAAACTACGGTACTCAACATTGAAGCCGGATGCTCATGTACTGAGAACCATCTAAACTGTGTTAAACAACCTCCTAAGAAATATCCTGTATTATCTGCCAGCTGCATTACGGTTTGCGCCAGAATTCCGCTTTGTTGTGCACGGTTAATTTTTTGAGAAATCTGTACAACATAAATTTCAATCTGACCAAACGAACGCGCAATTTGTGCCTGCATGTCTACTAACTTTGGATGACAGGCCACCGTTACGGATGGCGGAATATAATCTTCATCAAGAATTGTGGTATCTCCGATGATAACTTTACCAATAGCAAGATAAAAACCACCATATCCAATTCCGGAACGGAATTCTTCGGCTTTAATTAAATGAAGCTTGTATTCAGGCTGTGTGTACGGATATCTTGGCGGCACTTCGTCCGGATCTGGCTCACCAAAAGGAATTCTCTTTTTTGAATTAACCGATATACAAGCCAGTAAAACCAATTGTTCGCCATCTTTTATTTCATAAGTATCTTCCGGGTATGGAACCTGAAGGTCTAATGTATCGGTATTGCTTTTACTGATCTCGATTCGCGATCCGTTTGGTGTAATGGCGTGACATTCTTCTACACGCACACGAAGCAGTTTGTGATTATCTATCCCTAAAGTGATTTTTGTGGCCTCTTTGTTCTGGTTTCCAGAATCCAGTAGTCCATAACTTATAGGCGTGGTATGAATGCCTATTGCATCGTTTACCAACTCAGAAACGTTATCCTGAATAGATAAAAAATGGTTCTTGTTTATCTTCATCCCATCAATCCAGTTTACGGGAAAATGACTTAATTTTTCTATCATAATGCTTTATTTTATATTTTGAAATGAGAATCTTTCGTTTCTCTCTTTTTAGTATTGATTCGTTTTTTGGTTAATTCAGTTATATGCTTTTGTCAATTATAACAAGCTTTTTCGGGTTAAATAGCAACAATTGCGCGCACTGAGCCTAATTTGAAACTTTCCTCTTATTTATATTTTAGTTTTAAACAAAATGTTTTTCAGCTATCACTTAATTTTCATGTTTGATATTTAGAACCAAGTATTTAAAAATATATCCATGTCCAATTAAGTTATTAAAGCTAATTTCAGCAACTGTCGCGAGTATCTCACTCGTGAACATAATCCTAATTATACCATTACTTAAAAAAAATATAAATATTTGATAATTCTCTACAAATTAACCTTAACTACATGCACACGAACGAGACGCTCGCGGGGTGTATTTGAATTTGAAAGCTTAATAAATATTCTACATAAAGTTTTCTTTTTGATTTGAGTCTTTATAACTCTCTAATTCTTTTTTAAACTGTTTGATTTGTAAAGAATCTAAAATTCTATGCTTATCAAAAAAAGTTGCTCTTCTTTCAATTTCTCTATTGTAATAGCTGCAAAAATCTTTGTTGTTGGTATTTCCAAAACTATCAAAATATATGCACATATCTCTTAAAAATTCTTCTGTCTTCTCTTTAACATCTGGATCAATATTTAAGCTAGAACTCAAAATAGAACAATAACTTGGAGATAATGAAACATTTTCGTCTTCATCTAATTTTTCATTTAGAATTAGTGATTTGTGAATATCTTTTAAATTTTTTTTAGATATTATTAATTCCTCGTCGACTTCTTCGGCTTTTACAAATTCAATAATTTTATTATATATATTTCCTGTAAATTCAACTCCAATTTGTTTAATAACTTCTCCTTTCGCTAGAAAAGGAATCTCGACGCTTGAAAATTTTTCAAGTTCTTTCATTGGCTTATTGTAATCAATTTCATTATTCAAGTTTGTAGTCAATAAAACTATACACTTACCTGTTTCTCCAACCTCTGATTTATATTTTTTGCATTCAAACTTGCCATTACTAAAAATACCCTGTACAGGTAGTAAATTTGTAATCTGAATATTCGTTAGTGATGCTGTAGTAACAAACACGTTTTTTTGATTAAATATTCTTCCCTGCAAATCATAAGTTTTGCCTTCAAATTGATAGCAGAAATCTAAGTTATCACAATCCAAAAAATTTGAATTTTGATCGTATTGTAAGCTAAAAACTGGCGAATCAATTTTATCATTAAAAAA
The sequence above is drawn from the Flavobacterium sp. N2038 genome and encodes:
- a CDS encoding type VI secretion system transmembrane protein TssO, whose product is MEVLNKQERQKAFIAFLVAFILTFTVMLIAVSFNFYMPVAENKMLKAENEMMKREYDYQTNFSVKIDSIRMTIDSINSPKVDNDFQQRLANVMIANIYQKVPKDTTENKKLYNNVILAYKNIIDYKKQIRSLTHNSHLIDSLNQSAKTYKEELEKVSRDLDVCRQIYQNQ